Part of the Thalassotalea euphylliae genome, CTCCTAGGATAAATGCTGGTATTGGGCAGGGTTTATTTTTCGAAAAATCTACGCAAGCCACGGTAACTTCCACTCGGCAAAGTACCTTGCCGTTTTCATGGGTTATTGACTGTGAAAACATCACACTGGCTTTTTTCAGTCGCGTTATCTCGGAGTGAACCGTAATAAGATCGTCCAATCGGGCGGGTGCAATGTTGTCCATTTCAACTCGTCTGACAACAAAACCCAATGAATGTTTGAGAAAATCTGACTGAGCAATGCCTAGTGCTCTTAACCACTCCGTGCGCGCGCGTTCAAAAAATTTTAAATAATTTGCGTAATAGACAATACCACCCGCATCCGTGTCTTCATAAAACACGCGGATAGGTAATTGAAACGAAGGAGAGGTCATTAATTATTGAGTAATAGAGTTACACTAGTTGTTATGGCGATTATCTTAATAACAAAGCCCTACGCCGACAAGGGCTTGAAGCGCTTAATTCGTCATTAAATTGTAAAAAAGCGCTACCTCGAATAAAAACCCAACATTTTCCTTACTTAATTTAACCTAATCGTAATATTCATATTTCGCGAATAAAAATTCACAAAATAACGAATAACACGCCATAACTATTCATTAGGCAGTACATACTAATCACACGCACCTATTTCGGATTAGTTTTTCTAATGCTTAAATAAAATTTTATTAGTTTGCCAACACGCTTAGCCCTGCCTAAAATACCCTTG contains:
- the ybgC gene encoding tol-pal system-associated acyl-CoA thioesterase encodes the protein MTSPSFQLPIRVFYEDTDAGGIVYYANYLKFFERARTEWLRALGIAQSDFLKHSLGFVVRRVEMDNIAPARLDDLITVHSEITRLKKASVMFSQSITHENGKVLCRVEVTVACVDFSKNKPCPIPAFILGALQSVS